TTCAGCTTGCTTTCGGCGGCTTCCAGCCTTATTACGTTTGATGCCTTATTGGGCATGTGGCAGTCAATACAATAATTGTTGATAACGGCACCCAGTTGTGGTGCCATTTTGCAAAAGTTATGATTGGTTTGGCTGTGGCAGCTTAAGCATTTTTGAGTGTACATAGCCATGCTTTGTTTAGCATTACTATGTGGGTTGTGGCAATTGCCGCAGTCCATTTTGCTCATGGTGTAGCATTTGCTGGCAATTAATAAATCGTACTGGTTGCCGTGCACATCGGGCATGTTGGCGCCGGGTACAACGCGTGGCTGGGTGCGGTCTTTTAATAAGGTATCGCCCATTTCAAACCCGAATGATGAGCGTTGCGGGATATTTTTGTTACCCGAGTGGCAAACCGCGCAAGCATCCATTTTTTGTGCACGCGACAGTGAAGCATAAGTAGCAATGTATTTAGCCTTTTTATCATCCGGATTATCGGTATGGTAATTAACGTGGTTGGCGGCCGGGCCGTGGCAGCGTTCGCAGTCGATGCCATAAACCAGCGAAGCTTTATCAAAACCGAACTCACCGCTTGCAGGGGGGAGTTCTTTTACGTACGAGCTATGACATTCCAGGCACCTGCGCAAAATTGGCCGACCGAAGTTCATGTGATCGGGCAGGTAGCCGGGGCTGTTGGCCCAGTTGTGCAGCGCTACAAAATAAGATACCGGTAACTCATACAGCATTTTATTTTTCCAGTACATATAGGTTTGCGCCTTGCCGTTGCCAATGGCAATATCAAAAGGTTCGGCCTCGGTTTGCCGGCCGTCAACGTAACCTACCTGGTACAGGCTGTCGTTCCGTTTTTCCATTACAATTTTTTGCCCCATACCAAAGCTAAAGCTGTTGGAATCTTTAGCGAAGCTGCCCCTGATATTTTGCAGCGTGGCCAACTGTGAAGTTTGAAAATGCGCAGTATGCAAAAATGACGTATAAACATCGCTATGGCATTTTTTACAGCTTTCAGATCCAGCATAAACCTCACCCCGCGGATCGGCAGATGTACTGGTATAGCATTGTGTTAAAATGAAACTAAGGGGTATAAGAGCAAGAAGAACTAAAAAAAGGTATCTCTTTTTGAGCATTGTTTACGGCTATATGGCTGGTTATAAATTGGTTGGGTTTTTAGGCTAACCCCGAAAAATCCAATTACAATTTAAGGCAATATTTAGATAATACAAATGGTAAAAACGTTGGTAGTGGTGATGTAGGGGATTTTTTAATTCGGATTTCGGAATTTCGATTTCGG
The sequence above is a segment of the Mucilaginibacter celer genome. Coding sequences within it:
- a CDS encoding multiheme c-type cytochrome; amino-acid sequence: MATLQNIRGSFAKDSNSFSFGMGQKIVMEKRNDSLYQVGYVDGRQTEAEPFDIAIGNGKAQTYMYWKNKMLYELPVSYFVALHNWANSPGYLPDHMNFGRPILRRCLECHSSYVKELPPASGEFGFDKASLVYGIDCERCHGPAANHVNYHTDNPDDKKAKYIATYASLSRAQKMDACAVCHSGNKNIPQRSSFGFEMGDTLLKDRTQPRVVPGANMPDVHGNQYDLLIASKCYTMSKMDCGNCHNPHSNAKQSMAMYTQKCLSCHSQTNHNFCKMAPQLGAVINNYCIDCHMPNKASNVIRLEAAESKLKVPYMVRSHYIGIYPEETQKIVELIKGKKGV